From Xiphophorus hellerii strain 12219 chromosome 20, Xiphophorus_hellerii-4.1, whole genome shotgun sequence, the proteins below share one genomic window:
- the unm_sa1614 gene encoding LOW QUALITY PROTEIN: arf-GAP with SH3 domain, ANK repeat and PH domain-containing protein 2 (The sequence of the model RefSeq protein was modified relative to this genomic sequence to represent the inferred CDS: deleted 3 bases in 3 codons) encodes MPECVSVSEFVHEVQEDWSSPTTSSFTSKMINCRNTIYLLEEALDSDRLVLQKMKKAAKAKYASGQDHVSHLEQYINSMEKLAVNCHSNGETEVGSAFCRLADFSKELLSPMKNLLKSMLHNINFFLDSLVKGDLREVKGDLKKPFERAWRDYESRFKQVEKEKRELARQYGMVRSEVSGGEIAEELEKERRSFQLSMCEYLIKVNEIKTKRGVDLLQNLIKHYHSQNNFLQECVSTTQRLKQYIEELNIVLNMVKQRQEEEKKQLCNIRDQLRPVVHTEQDSLPKQVYSMHQLLGDKQYGTERTGFLYKKSDGLRKMWQKRKCSVHNCYLTIAHATPNKPPTRLNLLTCQVKPSVEDKKCFDLISHNRTYHFLAEDEAECVAWISVLSNSKQEALSMALDGGRQGGGGGENSVEDLTRAITDDIRRMPGNNYCCDCGAPEPGWVSTNLGILTCIECSGIHREMGVHVSRIKSLSLDSLGTSDLLLARNVGNSGFNDILEANLISPSQKPSQHSHMGERKDFILSKYQDVHFVRRFGSSSAALRLGLQEATKSCDIYSLIQLYAQRAELSQPLHTHIQEKGETALHLAVLFADRTSLHILDFLAQNCSNVDVQTSAGNTALHYSCLHNKSDCVKLLLRARANIHIKNELGETALDVSRRLKHSECEALLQQAQSNQFNHHVHVEYEWRLRHDDLYDSDDDFDDRNGPVKKERSSSSSSSVFTPSFSFSSRPFSFSQSSTSTTSSCSVAAPSSGGPGAGLLSVGRRLAMAMDLHSRPTGSAPSPPPPPPSSPAPPLPPRVKAPCVPPPPPPGGGDGVRDEEEEEAEVFFPTSGNRKTTPPPPIAARHKRTCSESNKQDHGLPSSPRIYSGPDSSFKKCVPSSPLSSLTERPDRGFRRTESEGSASHFLYPASKAPPNGSPISQRSQSFESDGRGPTPLPLPRRSLPRGSASRRAQALYDCQADHHDELSFSEGQVLVVLGQEDSEWWHGYIEDEPDQRGLFPASFVQLLSD; translated from the exons GCTCTGGACAGCGACCGGTTGGTGTTGCAGAAGATGAAGAAAGCTGCAAAGGCCAAGTATGCTTCAGGGCAAG aTCATGTATCTCACCTGGAGCAGTACATCAACTCGATGGAGAAGCTCGCAGTAAACTGCCACTCAAATGGAGAGACAGAGGTTGGCTCGGCCTTCTGCCGCCTGGCGGACTTTTCCAAAGAACTTCTGTCTCCAATGAAAAATCTG ctgAAGAGCATGCTCCACAACATCAACTTCTTCCTGGACTCATTGGTTAAAGGAGACCTGCGGGAGGTGAAGGGG GATCTGAAGAAACCATTTGAGAGAGCATGGCGGGATTATGAAAGCAGATT CAAGCAGGTGGAGAAGGAGAAAAGGGAGTTAGCGCGACAGTACGGGATGGTTCGGAGCGAGGTGAGCGGAGGAGAAATCGCTGAGGAGCTTGAGAAGGAG AGGCGCTCCTTCCAGCTGAGCATGTGTGAG TATCTCATTAAGGTGAAcgagataaaaacaaagagaggagTCGACCTGCTGCAGAACCTCATTAAGCACTACCACAGTCAAAACAA TTTCTTGCAGGAGTGTGTATCCACCACTCAGAGGCTGAAGCAGTACATCGAGGAGCTGAACATTGTGCTGAACATG GTGAAGCAGCgtcaggaggaggagaagaagcaGCTGTGCAACATCAGGGATCAGCTGAGGCCAGTCGTCCACACAGAGCAG gACTCTTTACCTAAGCAGGTGTACAGCATGCATCAACTTCTGGGAGATAAACAATACGGAACAGAGAGAACAGGATTCCTCTACAAGAAGAGCGAcgg gtTGAGAAAAATGTGGCAGAAGAGGAAATGTTCAGTTCACAACTGTTACCTGACTATTGCACATGCTACA cCAAATAAACCTCCGACCCGACTAAACCTGCTTACCTGT CAGGTGAAACCCAGCGTGGAGGACAAGAAATGCTTCGACCTTATCTCCC ATAATCGGACCTATCATTTCCTGGCTGAGGATGAAGCTGAGTGTGTTGC ATGGATCTCGGTACTCAGTAACAGTAAGCAGGAGGCTCTCAGCATGGCCCTGGACGGGGGCAGGCAGGGGGGCGGAGGGGGTGAAAACAGTGTGGAGGATCTGACCCGGGCCATCACTGATGACATCCGCAGAATGCCGGGAAACAACTACTGCTGTGACTGTGGCGCTCCGG AACCTGGATGGGTCTCAACAAATCTAGGCATCCTGACCTGTATCGAATGTTCAGGGATCCACAGGGAGATGGGCGTCCATGTGTCCAGGATCAAGTCTCTGAGCTTGGACAGCCTGGGAACCTCAGACCTACTA CTGGCCCGAAATGTTGGAAACTCTGGCTTTAATGACATATTGGAGGCAAATCTGATTAGTCCGTCACAGAAGCCCTCCCAGCACAGCCATAT GGGGGAGCGCAAGGATTTCATATTGTCAAAGTATCAGGACGTTCATTTTGTGAGGAGGTTCGGCAGTTCTTCTGCAGCGCTGCGACTGGGCCTGCAGGAGGCAACCAAGAGCTGTGACATCTACAGCCTGATCCAGCTGTATGCTCAGAGGGCGGAGCTAAGCCAGCCATTGCACACCCACATACAG GAGAAAGGGGAGACGGCTCTGCATTTAGCCGTTCTGTTTGCTGACAGGACATCGCTGCACATCCTGGACTTTCTGGCCCAGAACTG tTCCAATGTGGATGTACAAACATCAGCAGGAAACACTGCGCTGCACTACAGCTGCCTGCATAACAAGAGTGACTgtgtgaagctgctgctgagagCCCGAGCAAACATACACATCA AGAATGAGTTGGGAGAAACTGCTCTGGATGTGAGCCGCCGACTGAAGCACAGTGAATGTGAGGCGCTG ctgcagcaggccCAGTCCAACCAGTTTAACCATCACGTCCATGTGGAGTATGAGTGGAGGCTTCGTCATGATGATCTGTACGACAGTGATGACGACTTTGATGACAGG AATGGTCCAGTAAAGAAGGAGcgctcctcatcttcatcatcctcaGTCTTCACCCCGTcgttctccttctcctcccgTCCTTTCAGCTTCAGTCAgtcctccacctccaccacctcctcctgcTCCGTTGCCGCCCCGTCCTCCGGAGGACCAGGAGCCGGCCTCCTCAGCGTGGGGAGGAGGCTGGCCATGGCCATGGATCTGCACAGCCGACCAACCGGCTCGGCCCCCAGCCCTCCACCTCCGCCTCCGTCCTCCCCCGCTCCTCCACTGCCGCcccgggtcaaag CCCCTTGTGTTCCCCCTCCTCCGCCTCCAGGC GGGGGTGATGGAGtgagggatgaagaggaggaagaggcggagGTTTTCTTCCCCACGTCAGGAAACAGAAAGACAACACCTCCCCCTCCCATCGCTGCCCGGCACAAGAGGACCTGCTCTGAGTCTAATAAGCAGG aTCATGGGTTGCCATCCAGTCCCAGGATTTACAGTGGTCCAGACTCCTCCTTCAAGAAGTGTGT TCCATCTTCTCCTCTCAGCTCGCTGACGGAACGACCAGACAGAG GTTTTCGACGGACAGAAAGTGAAGGTAGCGCCTCGCATTTCCTGTACCCGGCCAGTAAAGCGCCTCCGAATGGATCTCCAATCAGCCAGCGCTCTCAGAGCTTTGAGAGCGACGGCAGAGGCCCCACCCCTCTGCCGCTTCCTCGCAGATCACTG CCTCGTGGATCAGCCAGTCGGCGGGCTCAGGCTCTGTATGACTGCCAAGCAGACCACCATGATGAACTGAGTTTCTCCGAGGGTCAGGTGTTGGTGGTTCTTGGGCAGGAGGACAGCGAATGGTGG CATGGCTATATAGAAGATGAACCAGACCAAAGAGGTTTGTTTCCAGCCTCTTTCGTCCAGCTGCTCTCCGATTGA